One genomic segment of Erythrolamprus reginae isolate rEryReg1 chromosome 2, rEryReg1.hap1, whole genome shotgun sequence includes these proteins:
- the KDM3B gene encoding lysine-specific demethylase 3B isoform X6, producing the protein MADATASPVGKRLLLLLVSGPGEGEAVVSEPGPALPSRAWRSGTVRAMSGAVPQDLAIFVEFDRCSWKQHAWVKVHAEEVIVLMLEGSLVWIPRSEPVLLQGTRVLVEHWPALTFTPLVDKLGLGSVVPVESLVDRDLRFLSDANGLHLFQMSTESQSQLLQQQPLLREAVNALIGDQKLQEIFSRGHYSIQGQRVKVYQPEEEISWISAVVSCQDPLTRLMEVVLTETGEIKSVDPRLIHVVMDASIQNEGVSLKAGKSSKGKKKRENVDGKDGRRRKNASDTGCEHATKKLKEMDEVDTNGNDGGEANKGAWKESDDMTLDPKTKQLPPFVSPVNRNIRFATYTKENGRTLVVQDESVGGDTHATFTSFPSASAQALLSGTGSEEVTKSLEQSSQGLVAAPTVIATTGTTPTTVQVSDTDLSVISGQEKQKTGRSQSQEENTPNTAPASAGFGMTQSSASQPLVFDDQQSQSNGVLASEKAAAGFSFGSNSGHEVQQDSDPSKNLFFQCMSQNLPSSNYFTTLSENLTEESPNQDSLKKSSENLNVGICKSKGLTVEINPGTQLGIPPERKLPLESMPTLTPAFPRNLLSTRTPDSHENLFLQPPKLSREEPSNPFLAFAEKSELSPFSSFASSAQQPAASASPSSGLGSKIASGWPDLHTSTDSSAKKKSLFIMTDSSKTLPSVPSATLFAGVQSSSTLGNGRSSSPIGSLTQPIEMPTLSSSPTEEKPSVGPGQQDNPLMKTFSNVFGRHPCGFFSPQAELGLENKPPFESVKRFSLDERSMPSKQDSDSSTNSDLSDMSDSEEQLHTKACLKGIPEHLIGKLGPNDKRNVELLMGKGKGKQAPKGRPRTAPLKVGQSILKDMSKVRKLKQSGEAFLQDGSCINVAPHLHKCRECRLERYRKIKEQEQDDSTVACRFFHFRRLIFTRKGILRVEGFLNPQQSDSDAMSLWIPTASPAQGIDLETSKYILANVGDQFCQLVMSEKEAMMMVEPHQELSSLKIELEKVAWKRAVRGVREMCDVCETTLFNIHWVCRKCGFGVCLDCYRLRKSRPRSETEEMGDEEVFSWLKCAKGQSHEPENLMPTQIIPGTALYNIGDMVHAARGKWGIKANCPCINRQNKSVLRPAVTNGISQLPSMNPGVPGPANESTFSRAAGRTENEPLDTNAPKSETVEAKVEESIKADAAATSMSGEMKPIKSLCPEASPSSALHWLADLATQKAKEETKEPASLRSVLNKESPSPFGLDSNTKASPLTPKLFNSLLLGPIASSNKTEGSSLRDLLNSRPGKLPQTSLDAGIPFPPVFSGASTGAKSKATLPNFLDHIIASVVENRKMSDAAKRGSSVADTPKEVKEMVMGLNVLDPHTSHSWLCDGRLLCLHDPSNKNNWKIFRECWKQGQPVLVSGVHKKLKPELWKPDAFSQEFGDQDVDLVNCRNCAIISDVKVRDFWDGFEIISKRLRADDGQPMVLKLKDWPPGEDFRDMMPTRFEDLMENLPLPEYTKRDGRLNLASRLPSYFVRPDLGPKMYNAYGLITAEDRRVGTTNLHLDVSDAVNVMVYVGIPIGDGAHDDEVLKTIDEGDADDVTKQRIHEAKEKPGALWHIYAAKDAEKIRELLRKVGEEQGQENPPDHDPIHDQSWYLDQILRKRLYEEYGVQGWAIVQFLGDAVFIPAGAPHQVHNLYSCIKVAEDFVSPEHVKHCFRLTQEFRHLSNTHTNHEDKLQVKNIIYHAVKDAVGTLKAHESKLARS; encoded by the exons ATGTCAACAGAAAGTCAGAGCCAACTTCTCCAACAGCAGCCTTTATTAAGAGAAGCTGTCAATGCATTGATTGGTGATCAGAAGCTTCAAGAGATCTTTAGCAGAG GACATTACAGTATACAGGGTCAAAGAGTGAAGGTGTATCAGCCTGAAGAGGAAATCAGCTGGATCTCTGCAGTTGTGAGTTGTCAAGATCCTCTCACACGTCTAATGGAGGTGGTTTTGACTGAG ACTGGTGAAATCAAGTCAGTAGATCCTCGACTGATTCATGTAGTGATGGATGCATCTATTCAGAATGAG GGGGTATCCCTAAAGGCAGGAAAATcctccaaagggaaaaaaaagagagagaatgtggATGGGAAAGATGGACGAAGAAGAAAAAATGCTTCTGATACTGGTTGTGAGCATGCTACAAAGAAGCTGAAAGAGATGGACGAAGTAGATACTAATGGAAATGATGGTGGTGAGGCAAATAAAGGGGCATGGAAAGAAAGTGATGACATGACTCTGGATCCAAAGACCAAGCAACTTCCCCCATTTGTTTCTCCAGTTAATCGAAATATTCGCTTTGCCACATACACAAAGGAGAATGGACGAACTCTTGTGGTCCAAGATGAATCAGTAGGTGGTGACACTCATGCAACCTTCACTTCCTTTCCTTCAGCTTCTGCACAAGCCCTGTTGAGTGGAACTGGAAGTGAAGAGGTGACAAAATCCTTAGAACAGAGCAGTCAAGGTCTAGTGGCAGCTCCCACAGTAATTGCTACAACTGGGACAACGCCAACTACTGTACAAGTCTCGGATACTGACCTGTCAGTAATTTCTGGTCAAGAAAAGCAGAAAACAGGCCGTTCACAGAGCCAGGAAGAG AATACCCCAAATACAGCACCGGCTTCTGCAGGATTTGGAATGACGCAGTCATCTGCATCTCAGCCTTTAGTGTTTGATGACCAGCAAAGCCAATCCAATGGCGTATTAGCTTCAGAGAAGGCAGCTGCTGGATTTTCCTTTGGTAGTAACAGTGGTCATGAAGTCCAGCAAGATTCAGATCCATCAAAGAACTTATTTTTCCAGTGCATGTCCCAGAATCTTCCCTCCAGTAACTACTTCACAACTTTGTCGGAAAACCTGACTGAAGAATCCCCAAATCAGGACTCGTTAAAAAAAAGTTCAGAAAACCTGAATGTGGGGATCTGCAAAAGTAAAGGCCTTACTGTAGAAATTAATCCTGGAACTCAGTTGGGCATTCCTCCAGAACGGAAGCTACCCCTGGAATCCATGCCTACTCTTACTCCGGCTTTTCCACGAAATCTCTTGAGCACACGAACTCCTGATAGtcatgaaaatctctttttacaacCTCCCAAATTGTCGCGAGAAGAGCCCTCCAACCCTTTTCTTGCATTTGCAGAAAAATCAGAACTTAGCCCTTTCAGTAGCTTCGCATCTTCAGCTCAGCAGCCAGCAGCCTCTGCTTCTCCCTCTTCAGGCCTTGGTTCCAAGATTGCTTCTGGCTGGCCAGATTTGCACACCTCAACTGACTCTTCAGCTAAAAAGAAAAGCTTGTTTATAATGACGGATTCCTCCAAGACGCTGCCCAGTGTGCCTAGTGCAACTCTCTTTGCGGGTGTTCAGAGTTCATCTACTCTGGGGAATGGCCGTTCTAGTTCTCCCATTGGCAGTCTGACGCAGCCTATTGAAATGCCCACCCTCTCCTCTAGTCCAACAGAAGAAAAGCCATCTGTTGGGCCTGGGCAGCAGGACAATCCTTTAATGAAAACTTTTTCTAATGTGTTTGGCAGACATCCGTGTGGCTTTTTCTCTCCACAGGCAGAGCTAGGACTGGAGAACAAACCCCCCTTTGAATCTGTAAAAAGGTTTTCTCTAGATGAGCGGAGCATGCCATCCAAACAGGATTCTGATTCTAGCACCAATAGTGACCTCTCGGATATGAGCGATTCTGAGGAGCAACTGCATACCAAAGCTTGTCTAAAGGGAATCCCAGAGCATTTGATTGGCAAACTGGGTCCCAATGACAAGCGGAATGTTGAACTACTCATGGGCAAGGGAAAGGGGAAACAAGCCCCTAAGGGCAGGCCTCGCACAGCCCCCCTGAAAG TTGGTCAATCTATACTGAAAGACATGAGTAAGGTGAGGAAGCTGAAGCAATCAGGGGAGGCCTTCCTCCAGGATGGCTCCTGCATCAATGTGGCTCCTCATCTGCATAAATGCCGAGAATGCCGTTTGGAACGCTACCGAAAGAtcaaggaacaggaacaggacgACTCTACTGTAGCCTGTCGGTTCTTTCACTTCCGCAG ATTGATATTTACTAGGAAGGGAATATTGCGAGTGGAAGGGTTCTTAAATCCCCAGCAAAGTGATTCTGATGCCATGAGCTTGTGGATCCCAACAGCATCACCTGCACAGGGGATTGATTTGGAGACGTCTAAATATATCCTGGCCAATGTTGGTGATCAGTTTTGTCAGCTAGTAATGTCTGAGAAAGAAGCAATGATGATGGTCGAACCACACC AAGAGTTGAGCAGCCTCAAAATTGAATTAG AGAAAGTGGCCTGGAAGAGAGCTGTACGCGGTGTGAGAGAGATGTGTGATGTATGTGAAACAACCTTGTTCAATATTCACTGGGTATGTCGCAAATGTGGCTTTGGGGTTTGCTTGGACTGTTACCGTCTGAGAAAAAGCCGTCCACGTAGTG AAacagaggagatgggtgatgaagAGGTTTTCTCATGGCTGAAGTGTGCAAAAGGGCAGTCGCATGAACCAGAGAATCTCATGCCAACGCAGATCATTCCTGGCACAG CATTATATAATATTGGAGACATGGTTCATGCAGCACGTGGCAAATGGGGAATTAAAGCTAACTGTCCATGTATTAATCGGCAGAACAAATCTGTATTGCGACCTGCTGTCACAAATGGGATTTCACAG CTGCCCAGTATGAATCCCGGTGTACCAGGTCCTGCAAATGAAAGCACATTTTCCCGTGCTGCAGGGAGAACTGAGAATGAGCCATTGGACACAAATGCTCCAAAGTCTGAAACTGTAGAAGCCAAAGTAGAGGAGTCCATTAAAGCAGATGCCGCAGCTACCAGCATGAGTGGGGAAATGAAGCCTATCAAATCACTGTGCCCAGAAGCAAGTCCTTCATCAGCATTGCATTGGCTTGCAGATTTAGCAACGCAAAAggcaaaagaagaaacaaaag AACCAGCATCTTTGAGATCAGTACTCAATAAAGAATCTCCATCACCTTTTGGTTTGGATTCCAACACAAAAGCCTCACCTTTAACTCCAAAGCTTTTTAATAGTCTCTTGCTGGGTCCAATTGCATCAAGCAACAAGACAGAAGGTTCCAGTCTTCGTGATTTGCTTAACTCTAGGCCTGGAAAGCTGCCTCAGACCTCACTCGATGCAGGGAttcctttccctcctgttttttctGGAGCTTCCACA GGGGCCAAGAGCAAAGCCACTTTGCCAAACTTCCTTGATCATATAATTGCATCAGTAGTGGAAAATAGGAAAATGTCTGATGCTGCCAAGCGAGGAAGCAGTGTAGCTGATACGCCTAAAGAAGTAAAAGAAATGGTAATGGGTTTAAATGTGCTGGACCCACATACTTCTCATTCTTGGCTTTGTGATGGAAGACTTTTATGTCTTCATGACCCTAGCAACAAGAACAACTGGAAGATCTTCAGAGAATGTTGGAAACAAGGACag CCTGTTCTAGTTTCTGGTGTTCATAAGAAACTGAAACCTGAACTTTGGAAACCAGATGCATTTAGTCAAGAATTTGGAGATCAGGATGTAGATCTGGTCAATTGTAGAAATTGTGCCATAATCTCAGATGTTAAAGTGCGTGACTTCTGGGATGGCTTTGAAATCATTTCTA AACGACTAAGGGCAGACGATGGGCAGCCTATGGTACTGAAGTTAAAAGATTGGCCTCCAGGAGAGGATTTTAGGGATATGATGCCTACAAG GTTTGAAGATTTAATGGAGAATCTTCCGCTTCCAGAATATACTAAAAGAGATGGAAGACTGAATCTAGCATCTAGGTTGCCAAGTTACTTTGTGCGGCCTGATCTAGGCCCCAAAATGTATAATGCATATG GACTAATAACGGCAGAAGACCGAAGAGTTGGTACAACTAATTTACATTTAGATGTATCAGATGCAGTTAATGTTATGGTCTATGTTGGAATTCCTATTGGGGACGGTGCCCATGATGATG AGGTGTTAAAAACCATAGATGAAGGAGATGCCGATGATGTGACAAAACAGCGAATCCATGAAGCAaaggagaagccaggggcactgTGGCATATTTATGCTGCTAAGGATGCTGAAAAAATCAGGGAGCTTCTTCGAAAG GTTGGTGAAGAACAGGGGCAAGAAAATCCTCCTGATCATGATCCAATCCATGACCAAAGCTGGTATCTGGACCAGATACTTCGTAAACGGCTGTACGAGGAATATGGAGTGCAAGGTTGGGCAATTGTGCAGTTCCTGGGAGATGCTGTATTTATTCCGGCAGGGGCTCCACATCAG GTTCATAATTTGTACAGCTGCATTAAAGTGGCAGAAGATTTTGTATCTCCAGAACATGTGAAACACTGCTTCCGTCTGACTCAAGAATTCAGGCACCTATCTAATACTCACACAAACCATGAGGATAAGCTGCAG GTGAAGAACATTATCTACCATGCAGTCAAAGACGCTGTTGGCACACTGAAAGCTCATGAATCCAAACTGGCTAGATCTTAG
- the KDM3B gene encoding lysine-specific demethylase 3B isoform X2, with protein MADATASPVGKRLLLLLVSGPGEGEAVVSEPGPALPSRAWRSGTVRAMSGAVPQDLAIFVEFDRCSWKQHAWVKVHAEEVIVLMLEGSLVWIPRSEPVLLQGTRVLVEHWPALTFTPLVDKLGLGSVVPVESLVDRDLRFLSDANGLHLFQMSTESQSQLLQQQPLLREAVNALIGDQKLQEIFSRGHYSIQGQRVKVYQPEEEISWISAVVSCQDPLTRLMEVVLTETGEIKSVDPRLIHVVMDASIQNEGVSLKAGKSSKGKKKRENVDGKDGRRRKNASDTGCEHATKKLKEMDEVDTNGNDGGEANKGAWKESDDMTLDPKTKQLPPFVSPVNRNIRFATYTKENGRTLVVQDESVGGDTHATFTSFPSASAQALLSGTGSEEVTKSLEQSSQGLVAAPTVIATTGTTPTTVQVSDTDLSVISGQEKQKTGRSQSQEENTPNTAPASAGFGMTQSSASQPLVFDDQQSQSNGVLASEKAAAGFSFGSNSGHEVQQDSDPSKNLFFQCMSQNLPSSNYFTTLSENLTEESPNQDSLKKSSENLNVGICKSKGLTVEINPGTQLGIPPERKLPLESMPTLTPAFPRNLLSTRTPDSHENLFLQPPKLSREEPSNPFLAFAEKSELSPFSSFASSAQQPAASASPSSGLGSKIASGWPDLHTSTDSSAKKKSLFIMTDSSKTLPSVPSATLFAGVQSSSTLGNGRSSSPIGSLTQPIEMPTLSSSPTEEKPSVGPGQQDNPLMKTFSNVFGRHPCGFFSPQAELGLENKPPFESVKRFSLDERSMPSKQDSDSSTNSDLSDMSDSEEQLHTKACLKGIPEHLIGKLGPNDKRNVELLMGKGKGKQAPKGRPRTAPLKVGQSILKDMSKVRKLKQSGEAFLQDGSCINVAPHLHKCRECRLERYRKIKEQEQDDSTVACRFFHFRRLIFTRKGILRVEGFLNPQQSDSDAMSLWIPTASPAQGIDLETSKYILANVGDQFCQLVMSEKEAMMMVEPHQELSSLKIELEKVAWKRAVRGVREMCDVCETTLFNIHWVCRKCGFGVCLDCYRLRKSRPRSETEEMGDEEVFSWLKCAKGQSHEPENLMPTQIIPGTALYNIGDMVHAARGKWGIKANCPCINRQNKSVLRPAVTNGISQLPSMNPGVPGPANESTFSRAAGRTENEPLDTNAPKSETVEAKVEESIKADAAATSMSGEMKPIKSLCPEASPSSALHWLADLATQKAKEETKEPASLRSVLNKESPSPFGLDSNTKASPLTPKLFNSLLLGPIASSNKTEGSSLRDLLNSRPGKLPQTSLDAGIPFPPVFSGASTGAKSKATLPNFLDHIIASVVENRKMSDAAKRGSSVADTPKEVKEMVMGLNVLDPHTSHSWLCDGRLLCLHDPSNKNNWKIFRECWKQGQPVLVSGVHKKLKPELWKPDAFSQEFGDQDVDLVNCRNCAIISDVKVRDFWDGFEIISKRLRADDGQPMVLKLKDWPPGEDFRDMMPTRFEDLMENLPLPEYTKRDGRLNLASRLPSYFVRPDLGPKMYNAYGLQNMYCTSSTESSGLITAEDRRVGTTNLHLDVSDAVNVMVYVGIPIGDGAHDDEVLKTIDEGDADDVTKQRIHEAKEKPGALWHIYAAKDAEKIRELLRKVGEEQGQENPPDHDPIHDQSWYLDQILRKRLYEEYGVQGWAIVQFLGDAVFIPAGAPHQVHNLYSCIKVAEDFVSPEHVKHCFRLTQEFRHLSNTHTNHEDKLQVKNIIYHAVKDAVGTLKAHESKLARS; from the exons ATGTCAACAGAAAGTCAGAGCCAACTTCTCCAACAGCAGCCTTTATTAAGAGAAGCTGTCAATGCATTGATTGGTGATCAGAAGCTTCAAGAGATCTTTAGCAGAG GACATTACAGTATACAGGGTCAAAGAGTGAAGGTGTATCAGCCTGAAGAGGAAATCAGCTGGATCTCTGCAGTTGTGAGTTGTCAAGATCCTCTCACACGTCTAATGGAGGTGGTTTTGACTGAG ACTGGTGAAATCAAGTCAGTAGATCCTCGACTGATTCATGTAGTGATGGATGCATCTATTCAGAATGAG GGGGTATCCCTAAAGGCAGGAAAATcctccaaagggaaaaaaaagagagagaatgtggATGGGAAAGATGGACGAAGAAGAAAAAATGCTTCTGATACTGGTTGTGAGCATGCTACAAAGAAGCTGAAAGAGATGGACGAAGTAGATACTAATGGAAATGATGGTGGTGAGGCAAATAAAGGGGCATGGAAAGAAAGTGATGACATGACTCTGGATCCAAAGACCAAGCAACTTCCCCCATTTGTTTCTCCAGTTAATCGAAATATTCGCTTTGCCACATACACAAAGGAGAATGGACGAACTCTTGTGGTCCAAGATGAATCAGTAGGTGGTGACACTCATGCAACCTTCACTTCCTTTCCTTCAGCTTCTGCACAAGCCCTGTTGAGTGGAACTGGAAGTGAAGAGGTGACAAAATCCTTAGAACAGAGCAGTCAAGGTCTAGTGGCAGCTCCCACAGTAATTGCTACAACTGGGACAACGCCAACTACTGTACAAGTCTCGGATACTGACCTGTCAGTAATTTCTGGTCAAGAAAAGCAGAAAACAGGCCGTTCACAGAGCCAGGAAGAG AATACCCCAAATACAGCACCGGCTTCTGCAGGATTTGGAATGACGCAGTCATCTGCATCTCAGCCTTTAGTGTTTGATGACCAGCAAAGCCAATCCAATGGCGTATTAGCTTCAGAGAAGGCAGCTGCTGGATTTTCCTTTGGTAGTAACAGTGGTCATGAAGTCCAGCAAGATTCAGATCCATCAAAGAACTTATTTTTCCAGTGCATGTCCCAGAATCTTCCCTCCAGTAACTACTTCACAACTTTGTCGGAAAACCTGACTGAAGAATCCCCAAATCAGGACTCGTTAAAAAAAAGTTCAGAAAACCTGAATGTGGGGATCTGCAAAAGTAAAGGCCTTACTGTAGAAATTAATCCTGGAACTCAGTTGGGCATTCCTCCAGAACGGAAGCTACCCCTGGAATCCATGCCTACTCTTACTCCGGCTTTTCCACGAAATCTCTTGAGCACACGAACTCCTGATAGtcatgaaaatctctttttacaacCTCCCAAATTGTCGCGAGAAGAGCCCTCCAACCCTTTTCTTGCATTTGCAGAAAAATCAGAACTTAGCCCTTTCAGTAGCTTCGCATCTTCAGCTCAGCAGCCAGCAGCCTCTGCTTCTCCCTCTTCAGGCCTTGGTTCCAAGATTGCTTCTGGCTGGCCAGATTTGCACACCTCAACTGACTCTTCAGCTAAAAAGAAAAGCTTGTTTATAATGACGGATTCCTCCAAGACGCTGCCCAGTGTGCCTAGTGCAACTCTCTTTGCGGGTGTTCAGAGTTCATCTACTCTGGGGAATGGCCGTTCTAGTTCTCCCATTGGCAGTCTGACGCAGCCTATTGAAATGCCCACCCTCTCCTCTAGTCCAACAGAAGAAAAGCCATCTGTTGGGCCTGGGCAGCAGGACAATCCTTTAATGAAAACTTTTTCTAATGTGTTTGGCAGACATCCGTGTGGCTTTTTCTCTCCACAGGCAGAGCTAGGACTGGAGAACAAACCCCCCTTTGAATCTGTAAAAAGGTTTTCTCTAGATGAGCGGAGCATGCCATCCAAACAGGATTCTGATTCTAGCACCAATAGTGACCTCTCGGATATGAGCGATTCTGAGGAGCAACTGCATACCAAAGCTTGTCTAAAGGGAATCCCAGAGCATTTGATTGGCAAACTGGGTCCCAATGACAAGCGGAATGTTGAACTACTCATGGGCAAGGGAAAGGGGAAACAAGCCCCTAAGGGCAGGCCTCGCACAGCCCCCCTGAAAG TTGGTCAATCTATACTGAAAGACATGAGTAAGGTGAGGAAGCTGAAGCAATCAGGGGAGGCCTTCCTCCAGGATGGCTCCTGCATCAATGTGGCTCCTCATCTGCATAAATGCCGAGAATGCCGTTTGGAACGCTACCGAAAGAtcaaggaacaggaacaggacgACTCTACTGTAGCCTGTCGGTTCTTTCACTTCCGCAG ATTGATATTTACTAGGAAGGGAATATTGCGAGTGGAAGGGTTCTTAAATCCCCAGCAAAGTGATTCTGATGCCATGAGCTTGTGGATCCCAACAGCATCACCTGCACAGGGGATTGATTTGGAGACGTCTAAATATATCCTGGCCAATGTTGGTGATCAGTTTTGTCAGCTAGTAATGTCTGAGAAAGAAGCAATGATGATGGTCGAACCACACC AAGAGTTGAGCAGCCTCAAAATTGAATTAG AGAAAGTGGCCTGGAAGAGAGCTGTACGCGGTGTGAGAGAGATGTGTGATGTATGTGAAACAACCTTGTTCAATATTCACTGGGTATGTCGCAAATGTGGCTTTGGGGTTTGCTTGGACTGTTACCGTCTGAGAAAAAGCCGTCCACGTAGTG AAacagaggagatgggtgatgaagAGGTTTTCTCATGGCTGAAGTGTGCAAAAGGGCAGTCGCATGAACCAGAGAATCTCATGCCAACGCAGATCATTCCTGGCACAG CATTATATAATATTGGAGACATGGTTCATGCAGCACGTGGCAAATGGGGAATTAAAGCTAACTGTCCATGTATTAATCGGCAGAACAAATCTGTATTGCGACCTGCTGTCACAAATGGGATTTCACAG CTGCCCAGTATGAATCCCGGTGTACCAGGTCCTGCAAATGAAAGCACATTTTCCCGTGCTGCAGGGAGAACTGAGAATGAGCCATTGGACACAAATGCTCCAAAGTCTGAAACTGTAGAAGCCAAAGTAGAGGAGTCCATTAAAGCAGATGCCGCAGCTACCAGCATGAGTGGGGAAATGAAGCCTATCAAATCACTGTGCCCAGAAGCAAGTCCTTCATCAGCATTGCATTGGCTTGCAGATTTAGCAACGCAAAAggcaaaagaagaaacaaaag AACCAGCATCTTTGAGATCAGTACTCAATAAAGAATCTCCATCACCTTTTGGTTTGGATTCCAACACAAAAGCCTCACCTTTAACTCCAAAGCTTTTTAATAGTCTCTTGCTGGGTCCAATTGCATCAAGCAACAAGACAGAAGGTTCCAGTCTTCGTGATTTGCTTAACTCTAGGCCTGGAAAGCTGCCTCAGACCTCACTCGATGCAGGGAttcctttccctcctgttttttctGGAGCTTCCACA GGGGCCAAGAGCAAAGCCACTTTGCCAAACTTCCTTGATCATATAATTGCATCAGTAGTGGAAAATAGGAAAATGTCTGATGCTGCCAAGCGAGGAAGCAGTGTAGCTGATACGCCTAAAGAAGTAAAAGAAATGGTAATGGGTTTAAATGTGCTGGACCCACATACTTCTCATTCTTGGCTTTGTGATGGAAGACTTTTATGTCTTCATGACCCTAGCAACAAGAACAACTGGAAGATCTTCAGAGAATGTTGGAAACAAGGACag CCTGTTCTAGTTTCTGGTGTTCATAAGAAACTGAAACCTGAACTTTGGAAACCAGATGCATTTAGTCAAGAATTTGGAGATCAGGATGTAGATCTGGTCAATTGTAGAAATTGTGCCATAATCTCAGATGTTAAAGTGCGTGACTTCTGGGATGGCTTTGAAATCATTTCTA AACGACTAAGGGCAGACGATGGGCAGCCTATGGTACTGAAGTTAAAAGATTGGCCTCCAGGAGAGGATTTTAGGGATATGATGCCTACAAG GTTTGAAGATTTAATGGAGAATCTTCCGCTTCCAGAATATACTAAAAGAGATGGAAGACTGAATCTAGCATCTAGGTTGCCAAGTTACTTTGTGCGGCCTGATCTAGGCCCCAAAATGTATAATGCATATG GCTTACAAAATATGTACTGTACCTCTTCAACTGAATCATCTG GACTAATAACGGCAGAAGACCGAAGAGTTGGTACAACTAATTTACATTTAGATGTATCAGATGCAGTTAATGTTATGGTCTATGTTGGAATTCCTATTGGGGACGGTGCCCATGATGATG AGGTGTTAAAAACCATAGATGAAGGAGATGCCGATGATGTGACAAAACAGCGAATCCATGAAGCAaaggagaagccaggggcactgTGGCATATTTATGCTGCTAAGGATGCTGAAAAAATCAGGGAGCTTCTTCGAAAG GTTGGTGAAGAACAGGGGCAAGAAAATCCTCCTGATCATGATCCAATCCATGACCAAAGCTGGTATCTGGACCAGATACTTCGTAAACGGCTGTACGAGGAATATGGAGTGCAAGGTTGGGCAATTGTGCAGTTCCTGGGAGATGCTGTATTTATTCCGGCAGGGGCTCCACATCAG GTTCATAATTTGTACAGCTGCATTAAAGTGGCAGAAGATTTTGTATCTCCAGAACATGTGAAACACTGCTTCCGTCTGACTCAAGAATTCAGGCACCTATCTAATACTCACACAAACCATGAGGATAAGCTGCAG GTGAAGAACATTATCTACCATGCAGTCAAAGACGCTGTTGGCACACTGAAAGCTCATGAATCCAAACTGGCTAGATCTTAG